From the Luteolibacter arcticus genome, one window contains:
- the plsY gene encoding glycerol-3-phosphate 1-O-acyltransferase PlsY produces the protein MQLWLCPLIAFLLGSIPFGLFIARMKGIDIRQHGSGNIGATNVLRVVGKKHGITCLILDALKGFIPVVIALNLVQIEGRKVGIPIPALDAFALHLPAAEQLTGQLVHVATALLAILGHNYSPWVGFKGGKGIATSAGVLLGLMPFAVVLLIAVWLLAFAITRYVSVASIAAAAALPLLTHVGARFHKGPDGRTLWEAGTWNKPLFVFSVVIAVLAIWKHRGNIQRLMNGTENRFQPKKKSNA, from the coding sequence ATGCAGCTCTGGCTCTGTCCGCTCATCGCGTTTCTCCTCGGCTCGATCCCGTTCGGCCTGTTCATCGCCCGGATGAAGGGCATCGACATCCGCCAGCACGGCTCTGGCAATATCGGCGCGACGAACGTGCTACGGGTCGTCGGGAAGAAGCACGGCATCACCTGCCTGATCCTGGATGCGCTGAAGGGATTCATCCCGGTCGTGATCGCCCTGAATCTGGTGCAGATCGAAGGCCGCAAGGTCGGCATTCCCATCCCCGCGCTGGATGCATTCGCACTCCACTTGCCTGCGGCGGAACAACTCACCGGCCAGTTGGTCCATGTGGCCACGGCGCTCCTGGCCATCCTCGGCCACAACTACTCGCCGTGGGTCGGCTTCAAGGGGGGCAAAGGCATCGCCACCTCGGCCGGTGTGCTGCTGGGCCTGATGCCGTTCGCCGTAGTGCTGCTGATCGCCGTCTGGCTGCTGGCCTTCGCCATCACCCGCTACGTCTCCGTTGCCAGCATCGCCGCCGCCGCCGCGCTGCCGCTCCTGACCCATGTCGGCGCGCGTTTCCACAAGGGCCCCGATGGCCGGACCTTGTGGGAAGCCGGCACTTGGAACAAACCGCTCTTTGTCTTTTCCGTCGTGATCGCGGTATTGGCGATCTGGAAGCACCGGGGAAATATCCAGCGTCTGATGAACGGCACCGAGAACCGGTTCCAGCCCAAGAAGAAGTCCAATGCCTGA
- a CDS encoding RNA polymerase sigma factor, with protein MPEEKDDRSLLEWFRDTRSEPAFTELVRRHLPLVFQVAHRRLGSAALAEEAAQHAFARLAIKAAAVARHPERLRAWLHRTAYFEASTLARKETRLSRLPLQPEPEAMNRPEIYDRLDEALDKLPELDRELVLRHCCGGEDYRQMATAVGKSEAACQKRVERALARLAQGLSGTRTTAAVVAAFAVSSAKLPAAEQVAAAALKQQAMGGAVAGAISGTKVAACAALALAGGALGWQGERKPLPPPVVVSAPASISETSSPKTVAQPTGIALAPRPVRMERSLDQVLESILAGRLAPLVEFLPQATVADLRAIMAEDDIGDLSEGMGTFGTAYNLAARRWVELKPASAFEYGLDRSSSLATRMLVRWLEIDSKAAAAAFLAMPSVDRQTLARDILRQNDDVAGLLAAIDPSVAWAIEDEGHLYPNPVLKYEKAHRLVEALLKRKPEDEPKVGELEEIHMAFWQLAQKDRQQAIKHAGALPWPVLRAQMLTVVGQPPASETLPPGKIRTETVSRETGQLAATDPEAVIRHLQSTPPGPERDAIYEVISSGLSAKDPWRLLETVRSLEGSFNTYHLAPALSFAAKEDPQRALALLPDHSARFTHYRGIRGLADDVLSGWLEKDAPAAIRWAAEADIWLGTEELGKATCTPEALLELFSDENASVRTMARNALHQHLEAGLGDGTAQGLLDKIPREAADDMLKWIAADACGRGSYEEAMNIAALASAEAREQELLPQMALRALRDDSAAAVEWLKSLPPADRRAAVGGLQRLVGNPSYGGGDVPQIREALQQIAP; from the coding sequence ATGCCCGAAGAAAAGGACGACCGCAGTTTATTGGAATGGTTCCGCGACACGCGCAGCGAACCAGCCTTCACCGAACTCGTCCGGAGGCACTTGCCGCTGGTCTTCCAAGTCGCGCATCGGCGGTTGGGATCCGCGGCGCTGGCGGAGGAAGCGGCGCAGCATGCCTTCGCCCGTCTGGCGATAAAAGCAGCGGCGGTCGCCCGCCATCCTGAGCGCCTGCGGGCCTGGCTGCATCGCACGGCCTACTTCGAAGCCAGCACCCTGGCGCGCAAGGAGACCCGGCTTTCCCGCCTGCCACTCCAACCGGAACCCGAAGCGATGAATCGTCCCGAAATCTACGACCGGCTCGACGAGGCGCTCGACAAGCTGCCGGAACTCGACCGCGAACTGGTGCTCCGCCACTGCTGCGGAGGCGAGGATTACCGGCAGATGGCGACCGCCGTCGGCAAGTCGGAAGCCGCCTGCCAGAAGCGGGTCGAACGTGCGCTCGCCCGCCTCGCCCAAGGGCTGAGTGGCACACGGACCACTGCCGCCGTTGTCGCCGCTTTCGCCGTCTCGTCGGCGAAGCTTCCGGCAGCAGAACAAGTCGCCGCTGCTGCCTTGAAACAGCAAGCCATGGGCGGCGCGGTGGCCGGAGCGATCTCTGGCACCAAGGTCGCTGCGTGCGCCGCGCTGGCCTTGGCCGGCGGAGCCCTTGGCTGGCAGGGCGAGCGCAAGCCGCTTCCGCCTCCTGTCGTGGTCTCTGCGCCAGCTTCCATCTCCGAGACCTCTTCGCCGAAGACGGTGGCTCAGCCGACCGGTATCGCTCTTGCCCCGCGACCGGTCCGCATGGAGCGCTCACTGGATCAGGTGCTGGAAAGCATCCTCGCCGGACGCCTCGCGCCATTGGTCGAGTTTCTTCCCCAAGCCACCGTCGCCGACCTGCGTGCCATCATGGCCGAGGATGACATCGGCGATCTTTCCGAGGGCATGGGCACCTTTGGCACAGCCTACAACCTCGCGGCACGACGCTGGGTCGAACTCAAACCAGCCTCCGCTTTTGAATACGGGCTGGACCGCTCGTCGTCCCTTGCGACACGGATGCTCGTCCGCTGGCTTGAGATCGATTCGAAGGCCGCCGCCGCTGCCTTCCTGGCGATGCCGTCCGTCGACCGGCAAACGCTTGCCCGCGACATCCTTCGACAAAATGACGACGTCGCCGGATTGCTTGCGGCGATCGATCCGTCCGTCGCGTGGGCCATCGAGGACGAGGGCCACCTTTACCCCAATCCAGTCCTGAAATACGAGAAGGCGCATCGTCTGGTAGAGGCGCTTCTCAAGCGGAAGCCGGAGGACGAACCGAAGGTGGGTGAGCTGGAGGAAATCCACATGGCCTTCTGGCAACTGGCACAGAAGGACCGCCAGCAAGCAATCAAACACGCCGGGGCTCTTCCATGGCCTGTGCTCCGTGCACAAATGCTGACGGTGGTCGGCCAGCCGCCGGCATCGGAAACCCTTCCTCCGGGGAAAATCCGCACCGAAACCGTCAGCCGCGAGACCGGGCAACTCGCAGCGACCGATCCCGAAGCAGTGATCCGCCACCTGCAATCCACCCCACCGGGACCCGAGCGCGATGCCATCTATGAAGTCATCTCCAGCGGTCTCTCGGCCAAGGATCCGTGGCGTTTGTTAGAGACCGTTCGATCGCTTGAGGGCTCCTTCAATACCTACCACCTGGCTCCGGCACTCAGCTTCGCCGCCAAGGAAGATCCGCAGCGAGCGCTCGCGCTGTTGCCCGATCACTCCGCCCGCTTCACCCACTATCGCGGCATCCGCGGGCTTGCGGACGACGTCCTTTCCGGTTGGCTGGAAAAGGATGCTCCGGCCGCCATCCGCTGGGCGGCAGAGGCGGACATCTGGCTTGGCACGGAAGAATTGGGAAAGGCCACCTGCACGCCGGAGGCCTTGCTCGAATTGTTCTCGGACGAGAACGCATCGGTGCGCACCATGGCCCGCAATGCACTCCATCAGCACCTTGAGGCAGGACTTGGCGATGGCACCGCGCAGGGCCTGTTAGACAAGATCCCCCGGGAGGCGGCGGACGACATGCTGAAATGGATCGCGGCAGATGCCTGCGGACGCGGCAGCTACGAGGAAGCCATGAACATCGCCGCGTTGGCCTCCGCTGAAGCACGGGAGCAAGAGCTGCTTCCACAAATGGCGCTCCGGGCGTTGCGGGATGACTCCGCCGCCGCGGTGGAGTGGTTGAAATCGCTTCCCCCTGCCGACCGGCGCGCCGCCGTCGGAGGCCTCCAACGCCTCGTGGGCAATCCAAGCTATGGCGGCGGAGACGTTCCTCAGATCCGCGAAGCCCTCCAACAAATCGCCCCATGA
- a CDS encoding type II toxin-antitoxin system VapC family toxin, whose protein sequence is MDHLVDTCTLIFFLEDSPRLPDRVARRIEDPASRSLVSLASLWEVAIKTSLGKLQVDWGDREDLPEVLSKIGFEMISPGWQAMRRAAFLPQHHRDPFDRLLVAESQIRALPVLSCDQKLDAYGITRVWN, encoded by the coding sequence ATGGATCACTTGGTCGATACCTGCACCCTCATCTTCTTCCTCGAAGACAGCCCGCGCCTTCCTGACCGGGTCGCGCGACGCATCGAAGACCCGGCGTCCCGCTCGCTGGTCTCGCTCGCCAGCCTGTGGGAGGTCGCCATCAAGACCTCGCTCGGCAAGCTCCAGGTTGACTGGGGAGACCGCGAAGATCTGCCCGAGGTGCTTTCCAAGATCGGCTTCGAAATGATTTCCCCCGGCTGGCAAGCCATGCGCCGGGCCGCCTTTCTCCCGCAGCATCATCGCGATCCTTTCGACCGCCTGCTTGTCGCCGAGTCGCAGATCCGCGCTCTGCCGGTGCTTTCCTGCGACCAGAAGCTCGATGCCTACGGCATCACCCGCGTCTGGAACTGA
- a CDS encoding type II toxin-antitoxin system Phd/YefM family antitoxin yields the protein MKEVGLYDAKTKLSALVAELESGGEAIALTRHGKIVAELHPYRPALAPKRGCLKSADFYISQSFEDSETGFEDFFGDFEPPALKVAEEPMTRPLKKQP from the coding sequence ATGAAAGAAGTGGGTCTTTACGACGCCAAAACCAAGCTCTCGGCTCTCGTTGCGGAGTTGGAGAGCGGCGGTGAAGCTATCGCCCTCACGCGGCATGGGAAGATCGTGGCGGAACTCCACCCATACCGCCCCGCACTTGCCCCCAAGCGTGGCTGTCTTAAGTCGGCGGATTTCTATATCTCTCAAAGCTTTGAAGACTCCGAAACTGGCTTTGAGGACTTCTTTGGCGACTTCGAGCCGCCTGCACTGAAGGTGGCGGAAGAGCCCATGACCAGGCCCCTGAAAAAGCAGCCCTGA
- a CDS encoding transglutaminase family protein → MRYRIRHRTTYRYDTPANLCHNEARLRPVDLPGQRCLKWKLSIDPQPEFHRNRRDSFGNHIDYFSIQRPHPELVITAESEVEVLSAGQLPLEAGGPWDRLLEQLRTSKDPASLDARAFALSSPLIPVLPELAEFARADFTPGRCVLEAVSAFNARIFHEFKFDPDFTTVATPVLEVLQNRRGVCQDFAQLMIASLRSIGLPARYVSGYLETLPPPGKAKLVGADASHAWVSVFVPGQGWLDFDPTNNVRPGERHITVATGRDYRDVSPLRGVTVGGLSHTLKVSVDVTPI, encoded by the coding sequence ATGCGCTACCGCATCCGCCACCGGACCACCTACCGCTACGACACGCCGGCGAACTTGTGCCACAACGAGGCCCGGTTGCGCCCGGTGGATTTGCCAGGACAGCGCTGCTTGAAATGGAAGCTGAGCATCGATCCGCAGCCGGAGTTTCACCGCAATCGCCGGGACTCATTCGGCAACCACATCGACTACTTCTCCATTCAGCGGCCGCATCCGGAGTTGGTCATCACCGCGGAGAGTGAAGTGGAGGTACTTTCTGCCGGCCAGCTCCCCCTCGAAGCGGGCGGACCGTGGGACCGGTTGTTAGAACAGCTCCGCACCTCGAAGGACCCCGCATCGCTCGACGCCCGGGCTTTCGCGCTGTCATCGCCGCTGATCCCCGTGCTGCCGGAATTGGCGGAGTTTGCACGAGCCGATTTCACACCGGGCCGCTGCGTGCTCGAAGCCGTGTCGGCGTTCAATGCGCGGATCTTCCACGAGTTCAAATTCGATCCCGACTTCACCACCGTCGCCACGCCGGTGCTGGAGGTGCTGCAGAACCGCCGCGGTGTGTGCCAGGACTTCGCGCAGTTGATGATCGCCTCACTGCGCTCGATCGGGTTGCCGGCGCGGTACGTCTCCGGCTATCTGGAAACCCTGCCACCGCCCGGCAAGGCGAAGCTTGTCGGAGCGGATGCATCGCACGCCTGGGTTTCGGTTTTCGTGCCCGGGCAGGGATGGCTGGACTTCGATCCCACCAACAACGTCCGCCCCGGCGAGCGCCACATCACCGTGGCAACCGGCCGCGATTACCGCGACGTCTCCCCCTTGCGCGGCGTCACCGTCGGCGGCTTGAGCCACACGCTCAAGGTGTCGGTGGATGTGACGCCGATTTAA
- a CDS encoding circularly permuted type 2 ATP-grasp protein, with amino-acid sequence MPAAVTPRNILPPGYARGVWDEMLATDGSVNPSWSHVASWLGGLTPEQAIATNAEISRSLRENGVTYSVHGAPDGEHRAWQIDAVPWVVSEQDWRVIEAGLVQRAELLDHILTDLHGEQRLITEGWLPPELIHAHRGYLRPCHGMRLASKRQLILYAADLARGPDGRMWIVNDRTQAPSGSGYVVENRGVMTRAMSRLFHRTGVRRIAGFFRTLRETLESFPTASGAREPRVVILTPGPQNETYFEHAFLASYLGYSLVQGDDLTVRDARVWLRSLGGLEPVDVIIRRVDAWFSDPLELKEDSQLGVPGLLESMRAGNVAVVNHPGSGVLENPALMAFLPGISRHLRGEELILPAAATWWCGEKRTRDHVLANLDKLVVKSIHRAPTFGTVFGGTLSQAERETLRAKILAAPECYVGQEQVGFSTQPCLTGTEIEARRGVLRGFVTSTSDGRYIVMPGGLSRIAASSEAQIVSSQLGGASKDTWVQGTDAEPFVSLWNDNAEAAGEADSRNVPSRSGENLFWTGRYAERAEGTARLLRRAVMSFVESIGDDEGQLSRHREILMGGLLGVTNAMPIHEDEDHAVVSDEEEVMSLLNQPGRVGSLAYNLRSFRNSVYAVRDLWSPDSWRVIEAIIREWVEECGPITRDLDDFTDPLNRLILHLTALLGLNLESMTRDAGWRLLDSGRRIERAQFQLAVIRHFLVEGRAPEEEQLVMETVLAASDSLVTYRKRYRTYPRIELVLELLLLEPNNARSLLYQIQRLEGNIDRLPRQAKGARLTTEQRILVETSSRLRLTDIATLASTNGGRRRKLESFVDHMLSSLGQLSNALTLTYFRHADRPHFLHG; translated from the coding sequence ATGCCGGCTGCGGTCACCCCGAGAAACATCCTCCCACCCGGCTATGCCCGCGGCGTCTGGGACGAAATGCTCGCCACAGATGGCAGCGTGAACCCGTCGTGGTCGCACGTCGCCTCGTGGCTCGGCGGCCTCACGCCGGAGCAAGCCATCGCTACCAATGCCGAGATCTCCCGCTCGCTGCGTGAGAATGGCGTCACCTACAGCGTCCACGGCGCACCGGACGGAGAGCACCGCGCATGGCAGATCGATGCCGTCCCGTGGGTCGTCTCCGAGCAGGATTGGAGAGTGATCGAAGCCGGTTTGGTCCAGCGGGCCGAGCTGCTCGACCACATTCTGACCGACCTCCACGGCGAGCAGCGGCTCATTACCGAAGGCTGGCTGCCGCCGGAACTCATCCACGCGCATCGCGGCTACCTGCGGCCGTGCCATGGCATGCGGCTCGCGTCGAAGCGCCAGCTCATCCTTTACGCCGCCGACCTTGCCCGTGGTCCCGACGGCCGCATGTGGATTGTTAACGACCGCACCCAAGCGCCGTCCGGCAGCGGCTACGTCGTGGAAAACCGCGGCGTGATGACCCGTGCGATGTCGCGACTATTCCACCGCACCGGCGTGCGGCGAATCGCAGGCTTTTTCCGCACTCTTCGCGAGACCTTGGAGTCATTTCCCACAGCCAGCGGCGCGCGCGAACCGCGTGTGGTCATCCTCACGCCGGGCCCACAGAATGAGACCTACTTCGAGCACGCCTTCCTCGCCTCCTACCTCGGCTACTCGCTGGTCCAGGGCGACGACCTCACGGTGCGCGATGCCCGCGTGTGGCTGCGCTCGCTCGGCGGACTGGAGCCGGTGGATGTCATCATCCGCCGCGTCGATGCATGGTTCAGCGATCCGCTGGAACTGAAGGAAGACTCGCAGCTCGGCGTGCCCGGATTGCTGGAGTCCATGCGCGCTGGCAATGTCGCCGTGGTGAATCACCCCGGCAGCGGCGTGCTGGAGAATCCGGCTTTGATGGCTTTCCTGCCGGGGATCTCCCGCCATCTGCGCGGTGAGGAGCTGATCCTACCTGCCGCCGCGACCTGGTGGTGCGGCGAGAAACGCACCCGCGACCACGTGCTCGCGAACCTCGACAAGCTGGTCGTGAAATCGATCCACCGCGCGCCGACCTTTGGAACGGTCTTCGGCGGGACCCTGAGCCAGGCGGAGCGGGAAACCCTCCGCGCCAAGATTCTCGCCGCACCGGAGTGCTACGTGGGCCAAGAGCAAGTTGGCTTCTCCACCCAGCCCTGCCTGACCGGCACCGAGATCGAAGCCCGCCGCGGCGTGCTGCGCGGATTCGTGACCTCGACGTCCGACGGCCGCTATATCGTGATGCCCGGAGGACTGTCCCGCATCGCCGCCTCGTCGGAAGCGCAGATCGTTTCCAGCCAGCTCGGCGGAGCCTCGAAAGATACCTGGGTCCAAGGCACCGATGCCGAACCCTTCGTCAGCCTTTGGAACGACAACGCCGAGGCCGCCGGTGAGGCGGACTCGCGCAACGTGCCGAGCCGCTCCGGTGAGAACCTCTTCTGGACCGGCCGCTATGCCGAACGCGCCGAAGGCACGGCCCGCCTGCTGCGCCGCGCGGTGATGAGCTTTGTGGAATCGATCGGAGACGATGAAGGCCAACTCAGCCGTCATCGCGAAATTCTCATGGGCGGCTTGCTGGGAGTCACCAACGCGATGCCGATCCACGAGGACGAGGACCATGCCGTCGTGAGCGACGAGGAAGAGGTCATGTCCCTGCTCAACCAGCCGGGCCGCGTGGGCTCGTTGGCCTACAACCTCCGCTCGTTCCGCAATTCCGTCTACGCCGTCCGGGACCTGTGGTCACCGGACTCTTGGCGTGTGATCGAGGCGATCATCCGCGAGTGGGTGGAGGAATGCGGTCCCATCACCCGGGATCTCGATGATTTCACCGATCCGCTCAACCGTCTGATCCTGCACCTCACGGCATTGTTAGGTCTGAATCTGGAGAGTATGACCCGCGACGCTGGCTGGCGTCTGCTGGACTCCGGCCGCCGCATCGAACGGGCGCAATTCCAACTCGCGGTGATCCGCCATTTCCTCGTCGAAGGCCGCGCTCCGGAGGAAGAACAGCTCGTAATGGAGACGGTGCTCGCCGCCTCCGATAGCCTCGTCACCTACCGCAAGCGCTACCGCACCTATCCACGAATCGAGCTGGTGCTGGAACTCCTCTTGTTAGAGCCGAACAACGCCCGCTCGCTGCTCTATCAGATCCAGCGGCTGGAAGGAAACATCGACCGCCTGCCCCGCCAGGCGAAAGGCGCGCGCCTCACCACCGAGCAACGTATTCTCGTAGAGACATCCAGTCGCTTGCGCCTCACCGACATCGCGACATTGGCGAGCACCAATGGCGGACGTCGCCGCAAATTGGAGAGCTTCGTCGATCACATGCTGTCCTCTCTCGGCCAGCTTTCGAACGCGCTGACGCTGACGTATTTCCGCCACGCCGACCGGCCGCACTTCCTGCATGGGTAA
- the miaA gene encoding tRNA (adenosine(37)-N6)-dimethylallyltransferase MiaA translates to MTLPAPEHLFFVCGPTASGKSARALEIAAELNGEIVNADAFQLYRGLEVLTAAPPAEDREKCPHHLYGVLSPDQPIEAMAYLRLVVPVIGEILGRGKTPVITGGSGLYLKFLSHGPSPLPPGEPALRAELDAVPLEELVGRLQALDPLEAARTDLQNRRYVSRALEVCLLAGVPCSTLRDDWEAATAARASKLRGILISRPRPELHDRIARRTRQMLDGGAIEEVARLQNPAPGLEKAIGYGEIRRHLAGEIDRAECEALINAATRQYAKRQDTWFRRERWLKEDRHGI, encoded by the coding sequence ATGACCCTGCCCGCCCCCGAGCATCTGTTCTTTGTCTGCGGCCCCACGGCCTCAGGCAAAAGTGCCCGCGCCTTGGAGATCGCCGCGGAACTCAACGGCGAGATCGTCAATGCCGACGCCTTCCAACTCTACCGAGGCCTCGAAGTCCTCACCGCCGCGCCGCCAGCCGAAGACCGGGAAAAGTGTCCGCATCACCTCTACGGCGTACTTTCCCCCGACCAACCCATCGAAGCCATGGCCTACCTGCGGCTGGTGGTCCCGGTGATCGGGGAAATCCTCGGCCGCGGAAAAACCCCGGTCATCACTGGCGGCTCCGGGCTTTACCTGAAATTCCTTTCCCACGGCCCCTCGCCACTGCCCCCGGGCGAGCCGGCCTTGAGAGCCGAACTCGACGCCGTCCCGCTTGAGGAACTGGTCGGCCGCCTGCAAGCACTCGACCCCCTCGAAGCCGCCCGCACGGATCTGCAGAACCGCCGTTACGTCTCCCGCGCGCTGGAGGTTTGCCTGCTCGCCGGAGTCCCCTGCTCCACCCTCCGCGATGACTGGGAAGCCGCCACCGCCGCCCGGGCCAGCAAGCTCCGCGGCATCCTGATTTCCCGGCCCCGCCCGGAACTCCACGACCGCATCGCCCGCCGCACCCGCCAAATGCTCGACGGCGGGGCGATCGAAGAGGTCGCCCGCCTGCAAAACCCCGCCCCCGGCCTGGAGAAAGCCATCGGCTACGGCGAAATCCGCCGCCACCTCGCCGGCGAGATCGACCGCGCCGAATGCGAGGCCCTGATCAATGCCGCCACCCGCCAGTACGCCAAGCGCCAGGACACCTGGTTCCGCCGCGAACGCTGGTTGAAGGAAGATCGGCACGGCATCTGA
- a CDS encoding RNA recognition motif domain-containing protein has protein sequence MSNATPDTRGTGDGERRRRRSRGGKGRNRTRQDQDPNNSSSSPNHGGHKRSHGHGGGDRNRSDRGGEREERGDRGPRPPRKEYKEYKPAPLTLWQKILKIFGLYKEPLRPRKEPIRFEEGSPREPKSNVRIAKQALEQRPREERPPREERPPREERPPREERPPREERQRRSPERGDVASARIYLGNLSYDATEEDLRDLFKGVGTVRNVEIVYNRRTHKSKGYGFVDMLNLEEAKRSVEVLHDQFFMGRQLVVSGAKTKEHEDALKEETAAPAESTAPAAVAAATMTPTEPLATAEPADSTKPEEPAA, from the coding sequence ATGTCGAACGCCACACCTGACACCCGCGGCACCGGCGACGGAGAACGTCGCCGCCGTCGCTCCCGCGGAGGCAAAGGCCGGAATCGCACCCGGCAAGACCAAGACCCGAACAACTCCAGCTCCAGCCCGAATCATGGCGGCCACAAGCGCTCCCATGGCCATGGCGGCGGTGACCGTAACCGGTCCGACCGCGGTGGGGAACGAGAAGAGCGCGGTGATCGCGGCCCTCGGCCGCCTCGCAAGGAGTACAAGGAATACAAGCCCGCCCCGCTGACCCTCTGGCAGAAGATTCTCAAGATCTTCGGCCTCTATAAGGAGCCGCTCCGCCCGCGGAAGGAACCCATCCGCTTCGAGGAAGGTTCGCCCCGCGAGCCGAAGTCGAACGTCCGCATCGCCAAACAAGCGCTGGAACAGCGTCCACGCGAAGAACGCCCTCCTCGCGAGGAGCGTCCACCCCGCGAGGAACGCCCGCCGCGGGAGGAACGGCCCCCTCGCGAAGAGCGCCAGCGCCGTAGCCCGGAGCGCGGCGACGTCGCCAGCGCCCGCATCTATCTCGGCAACCTGTCCTACGATGCCACCGAAGAAGACCTCCGGGACCTCTTCAAGGGCGTCGGCACCGTCCGCAACGTCGAGATCGTCTACAACCGCCGCACCCACAAATCGAAGGGTTACGGATTTGTCGACATGCTCAATCTTGAGGAAGCCAAGCGCTCCGTGGAGGTCCTCCACGATCAGTTCTTCATGGGCCGCCAACTCGTCGTCAGCGGTGCCAAGACCAAGGAGCACGAAGACGCGCTGAAGGAAGAGACCGCCGCTCCGGCTGAGTCCACCGCCCCGGCAGCCGTTGCCGCGGCGACCATGACCCCGACCGAGCCCCTTGCCACGGCTGAACCTGCCGACTCGACCAAGCCGGAAGAGCCCGCCGCCTGA
- a CDS encoding D-alanyl-D-alanine carboxypeptidase family protein: MKRAFSILILTLVSAVSHAQQGEAFMVVEAHSGKVISAANSVVKRPVASLTKIATGVIIVDWADATGADLSKVEATVPASVQAIGGPNPMALQPGDRISLRDALYAALLGSDNLAAMTVADHVGREMLRARGRTGDGVAAFVTEMNELGKAINLTKTRFASPHGLDLPKQNGFSTAADVAKLSVYAMRKPGFTFITRQKDRQVTVQGPAGPRSFNVKNTNELVGEPGILGVKTGTTNAAGPCVSVASDRDPLVRDKPDGEKAVTPRRLIVVVLNNPDRFNRARGLLRQGWDSYDRWVAAGAPIQDREKEILNVPNPR, encoded by the coding sequence ATGAAACGCGCGTTTTCGATTCTTATCCTCACCCTCGTTTCCGCCGTCTCGCATGCCCAGCAGGGTGAAGCGTTCATGGTGGTAGAGGCCCACTCGGGAAAAGTCATCTCCGCAGCGAATTCGGTGGTGAAGCGCCCGGTCGCCAGCCTCACCAAGATCGCCACCGGCGTGATCATCGTGGACTGGGCAGACGCCACCGGCGCGGATCTCAGCAAGGTGGAGGCGACCGTGCCGGCCTCGGTGCAGGCGATCGGCGGTCCGAACCCGATGGCGCTCCAGCCCGGCGACCGGATTTCGCTGCGTGACGCGCTCTATGCAGCCCTTCTCGGCTCCGACAACCTCGCCGCGATGACCGTGGCCGATCACGTTGGCCGTGAAATGCTGCGCGCCCGCGGTCGCACTGGCGACGGCGTGGCTGCATTCGTCACTGAGATGAACGAGCTCGGCAAGGCGATCAACCTCACCAAGACCCGCTTCGCCAGCCCCCACGGGCTGGACTTGCCAAAGCAGAACGGATTCTCCACCGCCGCTGACGTGGCCAAGCTGTCCGTCTATGCAATGCGGAAGCCGGGCTTCACCTTCATCACCCGCCAGAAGGATCGCCAGGTGACCGTCCAGGGCCCGGCCGGACCGCGTTCCTTCAATGTGAAGAACACCAACGAACTGGTCGGCGAGCCCGGCATCCTGGGCGTGAAGACCGGCACCACCAATGCCGCGGGGCCATGCGTGAGTGTCGCCTCCGACCGCGACCCGCTCGTTCGCGACAAGCCGGACGGTGAAAAAGCGGTCACACCGCGCCGCCTCATCGTGGTGGTGCTTAACAACCCGGACCGCTTCAACCGGGCTCGCGGTCTGCTTCGCCAAGGCTGGGATTCCTACGATCGCTGGGTCGCGGCTGGCGCGCCGATCCAAGATCGCGAGAAGGAAATTCTCAACGTGCCGAATCCACGCTGA